Part of the Mycolicibacterium mengxianglii genome is shown below.
GCCGCCGCGCAATGCTCCGAGTGTCGGCCGATGTTTGCTGGACCCACTCGAGAGCAGGATCGTGGCGGGGCAGGCCTTGATGTCTTCGAGCGCCACCGACACCGTGCGGCGCTGTAATTCACCGGCGACCGGATTGCCGTCAGCATCGAAGAACCGTCCGCCGATTTCCCCCACCGCGCCGAGGGCGACCAGTTCGTCGAGCACCCCGGTGTCGAGGAAGCTGCCCTCGAACAACGTGGTCGACGTCGACACCGCGCCGATGCCGAACATCATCACCTCGGCGCTCCGGCCGGTTTCCAGGGTCCGTGACATTCCCGAGTCGCTACGGATGGAATCGACGGTGGCGGGGTCGGCGTACAGCGGCGCGGGCAGGCGGTAGGTGTCGGCGTGCAGCACCTCCGCGCAGCGGCTGAGGATGAACTCGGTGCCGGTCTGGTACGCAGTCGCCGAGAAGCCGGACATCGAACCGTCGAGTTGCACCACGGCGCGACAGGTCGCCACTCCGTTGGGCAATGCCGTGGCGACGGCGACATTCTCCGGCCCCCAGGTGAACCCCAAGGTGTCCGTCGGCGACAGTCGCCGCGACAGCAGCGCGGCTGCGGCCCGGCCGATGCCGGCGAAGGCCGCGGGCCGGCTGATCGAGTCATCGTCGACCCCGTGTCCGGCGATCACCGCCTCGGTGAGCCCGAACCGCTCCTCGAGTGCGCGTTCCTCCTCGGCGTGCAGGTCATCACGCAAATCGGCGGGAACGACGATTTCGATGCGGACCAGGCCGCGCGCCTTCGCCCTGGCCACCAACCGGCCGGCGGTGGGGCGGGAGACGCCCAGGCGTGCTGCGATCTCGGCCTGGGTGAGCCCGTCGAGGTAGTACATCGTGGCGGCGCGCAATGCCAGTCGGAGGTCCTCAGGCCTGGCGTCGGTGACGGCGGGAATCCGCGACCCCCGACTCGTGCCTTGAACCACCGTCACCAGCGCCTCCTTCCACTGCCCATGAGCATTTGCTCAGGGGTGCGAGTAGATGCTCAACACGCTAACATGACAAATGTGACGTACACAACACTTACCGGGACACTCGTCCCCAGCGGTAACGTCTACGAGGTGGTGTGGTCATGAAGCTGAACAGTTCGACCCTGTCCCAACTCGCAGTCGCCAAGCCGAGTTATGACCGTGATGGGATCACCGTCGGCATCGTCCATTTCGGCGTCGGGGGATTCCACCGAGCTCATCAGGCCTACTACATCGACAAGCTGCTCGAACAGGGCAAGGCGCAGGAGTGGGGCATCTGCGGAGTGGGCGTGCTACCCCAGGACCGCAAGATGAAGGCGGCACTGGACGCCCAGAACGGGCTGTACACGCTGATACTGGTGAACCCCGACGGCAGCCGGGACGTCCGCGTGATCGGTTCGATCGTCGACTACCACTACGCGCCGGATGACCCCGAGACGGTGATCGAACTGCTCGCGGCCCCCAGCACCCGCATCGTGACACTCACGATCACCGAGGGC
Proteins encoded:
- a CDS encoding sugar-binding transcriptional regulator translates to MTVVQGTSRGSRIPAVTDARPEDLRLALRAATMYYLDGLTQAEIAARLGVSRPTAGRLVARAKARGLVRIEIVVPADLRDDLHAEEERALEERFGLTEAVIAGHGVDDDSISRPAAFAGIGRAAAALLSRRLSPTDTLGFTWGPENVAVATALPNGVATCRAVVQLDGSMSGFSATAYQTGTEFILSRCAEVLHADTYRLPAPLYADPATVDSIRSDSGMSRTLETGRSAEVMMFGIGAVSTSTTLFEGSFLDTGVLDELVALGAVGEIGGRFFDADGNPVAGELQRRTVSVALEDIKACPATILLSSGSSKHRPTLGALRGGLARFLVCDIDCARWLLSQ